The window TTCATTGTTTCGGTGCGTGCAGCGACGACGGATCGTCACGGAGCTTCCGATGTGGTCGACCCGATTCTGCTGCTACCAACACATTCATTGTGGACGAACCGGAACCAGAAGGTCAGCTGACCAACACGAATGCCCGTTCCCGATGAGCCCTCCGGCGTCGATGGCCACCCGCTCGAGTCAACCGACTGGGCACGGAATCAGGGGAGTATCGGTTGGGACTGGTTCGACGTGTTGCGGTGGGGAATTCTGGCTGCAGTGATAGTCGCGGCAATCTCCGACACGGTGCTCGTTGATGAGTGGAACGTGCTCCCGGTCTCGATGGACGTCTTCGATTGGCTCCTGGTGATCGCCCTCACTGTTGCGTTGGTCGTGAGCGCGCCGGTTCTTTGCAACCGGGATCGGTTGCGGTGGCACCTCTCACGCTACCCGACGGATCTGCCTTCGGTGTTCGGGCTTGTCGTGGTTGGTCTCGTCTTTCTCGTGGGTTTTCTCGGCCCGTTCTTCGTTCCCGAACCGACGGAAGCGTTCGACCGGTTGAACCAGCCACCACTGTTACTGTCGGTCGACGAGAGCCTTGTCAGCTCCTGTCTGGGCGAGCAACGTGGCGGTGTCTGTCATGGAACCATGGACCACCCGTTCGGAACCGACCGGTGGGGGATGGACGTCCTCACGTACGTCGTCTACAGCACCCGAACGACCCTCGAGATGATTGTGCTTGTGGCGATGATTGCCGTTCCGATCGCGACGCTCGTCGGCACCGCCGCTGCCTACGGCGGTGGCTGGATCGATTCAGTGTTGATGCGGTACGTCGACGTGCAGATGGTCGTTCCCGCGTTTTTCATCTACTTCGTGCTCTATTTCACCTATGGGCCGAGTCACACGATGCTCATCGCCGTCTTCGGCCTCTTTAGTTGGGGTGGTATCGCCCGCGCCGTTCGCCTCGAGGTGCTACGTGTTCGCCAGGAGGCGTACGTCTCTGCGGCGAAGGCGGCCGGTGCCAGCACGCGCGCCCGAATTCTCGACCACGTGTTTCCGAACGTAACGGGGGTCATCGTCGTCTCGATGACGATTCAGATCCCGTTCTTGATCGTCGCGGAGGCCTCCCTCTCGTTTCTCGGTCTCGGAGACGCCTACGTCTACTCCTGGGGTGATATCATTCGTCGCGGACTCGAGGACATCCACCTTCGGGCATGGATTCCGGCGATTCCGGGAATTGCACTCACGGTCACGGTTCTGGGATGTTATCTCCTCGGTGACGCGCTCCAGCAGATGTTCGATCCGCGAACGAGGTAATACGTCGTATGGGATTCGGATCCCAAAACAAGGAATGGCTCGCCTCTACTCGATCGTCGCGAGCGTCTCGAGCATCTCCTCGAGCGGTACCGTCGAGACAGCGAGGGAGTAGCCGTCGATTCGGGCCAGGTCGGCGGCGTGCTCCCAGAGGTCGTCCGCCTCGAGGCCGTGGAGGACGACGGCGTTCGGCGTCGGGTTGACAACTCGGAGCGCGACGAGGGGCGATTCGCCGCGGGTGACGCCGGTAAAGACGAGCAAACGGTTCGTACTCTGGCCGTAGAGCCGGAAGAACTCCTCACT of the Natronosalvus vescus genome contains:
- a CDS encoding ABC transporter permease; this encodes MPVPDEPSGVDGHPLESTDWARNQGSIGWDWFDVLRWGILAAVIVAAISDTVLVDEWNVLPVSMDVFDWLLVIALTVALVVSAPVLCNRDRLRWHLSRYPTDLPSVFGLVVVGLVFLVGFLGPFFVPEPTEAFDRLNQPPLLLSVDESLVSSCLGEQRGGVCHGTMDHPFGTDRWGMDVLTYVVYSTRTTLEMIVLVAMIAVPIATLVGTAAAYGGGWIDSVLMRYVDVQMVVPAFFIYFVLYFTYGPSHTMLIAVFGLFSWGGIARAVRLEVLRVRQEAYVSAAKAAGASTRARILDHVFPNVTGVIVVSMTIQIPFLIVAEASLSFLGLGDAYVYSWGDIIRRGLEDIHLRAWIPAIPGIALTVTVLGCYLLGDALQQMFDPRTR